The following are from one region of the Synergistes jonesii genome:
- a CDS encoding pseudouridine-5'-phosphate glycosidase, producing MAINKEGRPSFLVESCLLAFGLPSVGEVELAREWEAAGSGDALICWLEDGEIVVGTIERFLSFRSGAPRYKFSSDSLERALKDRLSGALTASATMEACRRFSVSCAVSCGIGGIGDVKGEEVCSDLSMIRDSGVVLICTSPKDMLDIEATVGWLLREGVRVLGDGGDVCTGYVFNGRPVRLSGSWRGGDLRPPLLLLRGIAADKRMQDEEILKRAVCEAKEAERRGGYFHPAANAALDRLSGGYSSRLQLASLLDNIRFAAKLELNL from the coding sequence ATGGCTATAAATAAAGAGGGGCGCCCCAGCTTTCTGGTCGAAAGCTGCCTGCTTGCCTTCGGACTGCCTTCTGTAGGCGAAGTGGAGCTTGCCCGTGAATGGGAGGCGGCAGGCTCAGGGGATGCTCTCATATGCTGGTTGGAAGACGGTGAGATCGTCGTCGGTACTATAGAGAGATTCCTTTCCTTCCGCTCAGGCGCCCCAAGGTACAAATTTTCTTCCGACTCACTGGAACGGGCGCTGAAAGACAGGCTGTCAGGCGCGCTGACGGCATCAGCGACTATGGAGGCATGTCGCCGCTTCTCTGTTTCGTGCGCCGTATCCTGCGGTATAGGCGGCATAGGCGATGTAAAAGGCGAAGAAGTCTGCTCAGACCTGTCTATGATAAGAGATTCCGGCGTCGTCCTGATCTGCACGTCGCCTAAAGATATGCTGGACATAGAAGCGACCGTCGGATGGTTGCTGCGGGAAGGCGTCCGTGTTCTTGGAGACGGCGGCGATGTCTGCACCGGTTATGTCTTTAACGGACGGCCCGTACGTTTGAGCGGCAGCTGGCGCGGCGGAGACCTTCGTCCGCCTCTGTTGCTTCTGCGCGGCATCGCGGCCGATAAGCGTATGCAGGACGAAGAGATATTAAAGCGTGCGGTCTGCGAAGCAAAAGAGGCCGAACGGCGGGGCGGTTACTTCCACCCGGCCGCCAACGCAGCGCTCGACAGGCTCTCCGGAGGCTATTCGTCGCGGTTGCAGCTCGCTTCCTTGTTGGATAACATCAGATTTGCAGCAAAGCTTGAGCTCAACTTATGA
- a CDS encoding ribosome maturation factor RimP, whose translation MEKGLYDGVKEELRARVEALGYECAGVELVSEAGADILRVYLEMPGGVDTGDCETVSRELSAYLDTIEDKLPEHYLLEISSPGIERSLFNAADYVRFAGKAAKIYLRKRGESAEGILGGITPEDEIMIETSDGQRKIPIGEIKRAHLICAPQKGQKKSFRKIPKKKK comes from the coding sequence TTGGAGAAAGGACTATATGACGGTGTGAAGGAGGAGCTGCGGGCCCGCGTTGAGGCGCTTGGGTACGAGTGCGCCGGCGTCGAGCTCGTTTCCGAGGCCGGTGCGGACATCCTGCGGGTCTACCTTGAAATGCCCGGGGGCGTCGATACCGGGGACTGTGAGACCGTCTCGCGCGAGCTGAGCGCCTATCTTGACACGATAGAGGATAAATTGCCGGAGCATTACCTGCTTGAAATAAGCTCTCCGGGAATCGAGCGCTCTCTCTTCAATGCCGCGGATTACGTGCGCTTCGCCGGTAAAGCCGCGAAAATTTACCTCAGGAAGCGTGGAGAGAGCGCCGAGGGGATTCTCGGGGGCATAACTCCAGAAGACGAAATAATGATAGAGACATCCGACGGCCAGCGGAAAATTCCGATCGGAGAGATAAAGCGCGCTCATCTTATCTGCGCCCCGCAGAAGGGGCAGAAAAAATCCTTCAGAAAAATTCCCAAAAAGAAAAAATAA
- the nusA gene encoding transcription termination factor NusA: protein MKLGNDFKRVLRQIEEEKGLSEEIIVSSLEMAMVSAYKKFKGGNHQTEVYIDIENGEFTLYEVYEVVEEVSNPDAELTLEEAKRRGYSDVEVGDFIHVEVFPEDFGRIAAQTARQVIIQKLKDAERQVVYEQFADKIGNVIAGTIFKAEGDQILIRLNDKTEAIMPKEEKILGEKYITGSLKKFYLLDVRQTTRGPRIIVSRTHPGLLRRLLEVQVPEIKDGIVEIRNIVREAGTRAKIAVSSLDVNVEPLGACVGKQGQRIRAISDELVGERIDIIVYNSDPLKYITNALSPAKIVRIEPLLDQDRSVTVYVRPDQLSLAIGKTGQNVRLAARLTGWKIDIKVKEEEKLPTMKDLFMDISDIEADKPTAVDLFEDLPKEGPKKKKGRKK from the coding sequence ATGAAACTTGGAAACGATTTTAAAAGAGTCCTCCGGCAGATCGAGGAGGAGAAAGGGCTATCGGAGGAGATAATAGTTTCGAGCCTTGAAATGGCGATGGTATCGGCATATAAGAAATTCAAGGGCGGCAACCATCAGACCGAGGTCTATATCGATATCGAAAATGGAGAGTTCACACTTTACGAGGTCTACGAGGTAGTCGAAGAGGTGAGCAACCCGGATGCCGAGCTGACGCTCGAAGAGGCGAAACGGCGCGGCTACAGCGACGTCGAGGTCGGCGATTTCATCCACGTCGAGGTTTTCCCGGAAGATTTTGGACGCATCGCGGCGCAGACGGCGCGCCAGGTCATCATCCAGAAGCTGAAGGACGCGGAGCGCCAGGTCGTCTACGAGCAATTCGCCGACAAGATCGGCAACGTTATAGCCGGCACGATATTCAAGGCCGAGGGCGATCAGATACTCATTCGCCTGAACGACAAGACGGAAGCTATCATGCCGAAGGAAGAAAAGATTCTCGGAGAAAAGTACATCACAGGTAGCCTGAAAAAATTCTATCTGCTCGATGTCCGTCAGACTACGCGCGGCCCGCGAATCATAGTGTCGCGCACGCATCCCGGACTGCTGCGCAGGCTGCTCGAGGTGCAGGTGCCGGAGATAAAGGACGGCATCGTGGAGATACGCAACATTGTCCGCGAGGCCGGAACGCGCGCGAAGATCGCGGTCTCCTCCCTCGACGTCAACGTCGAGCCGCTCGGCGCGTGCGTCGGTAAGCAGGGGCAGCGCATCCGTGCGATAAGCGACGAACTTGTAGGCGAAAGGATCGACATCATCGTCTACAACAGCGACCCTCTGAAATATATCACTAACGCGCTATCGCCTGCGAAGATCGTCCGCATCGAACCGCTGCTCGACCAAGACCGCTCGGTGACCGTCTACGTGCGCCCGGATCAGCTCTCGCTCGCGATAGGCAAGACCGGCCAGAACGTTCGCCTCGCGGCGCGCCTCACCGGCTGGAAGATCGACATCAAGGTCAAGGAAGAAGAGAAGCTGCCGACGATGAAGGACCTCTTCATGGACATATCAGATATAGAGGCTGATAAGCCGACGGCCGTCGACCTTTTTGAAGATCTGCCCAAGGAAGGACCTAAGAAAAAGAAAGGCAGGAAAAAATAG
- the rnpM gene encoding RNase P modulator RnpM produces the protein MAKLDHAQTAKKRRPRTCVGCGEESPKRELLRVVRGTDGAVRYDSTGKANGRGAYVCARRQCVEAAKKKKSFSRALKAEVPDDLFDALLERCCEDG, from the coding sequence ATGGCTAAGCTCGACCATGCACAAACTGCAAAAAAACGGCGCCCGCGCACCTGTGTAGGCTGCGGCGAGGAGTCGCCGAAGCGCGAGCTTCTGCGCGTCGTAAGGGGTACGGACGGCGCGGTCCGCTACGATTCGACGGGCAAGGCGAACGGCCGCGGCGCGTACGTCTGCGCGCGGCGCCAATGCGTCGAAGCCGCGAAAAAGAAAAAGTCTTTTTCGCGCGCGCTGAAGGCGGAAGTCCCCGACGACCTTTTCGACGCGCTGCTTGAGAGGTGCTGCGAAGATGGCTGA
- the infB gene encoding translation initiation factor IF-2: MSKIRVYDLAKMLEKSSGEMVEILKNLNVEIKSHMSSIEEELVPMVESFLKEEKEAAAKPAVEEAPAYPIVYVHEGASVADVAALAGERPGSAVKVLMMGGLMMPASTAVDERALRILGRTFKKNFVFGEAEEKEAEEPAAAAGVEAEAVVKEQLKARPQGGKKAKEKGKKKKRLSEGEAPRPPIVTVMGHVDHGKTTLLDNIRKTHVTEREAGGITQHIGASRVDYNGNTIVFLDTPGHEAFTAMRARGAQVTDIAILVVAADDGIKPQTIEAMNHAKAAGVPIVVAVNKIDKPEAKPERVRQQLSDYGLVPEEWGGDTIMVDVAAKKGTNVDELLEMLLLVAEMQELKADPNAAPSGTVIEANLDKGKGPVATVIVQEGTLRRGDIIHTGSAWGKIRAMIDDKGNTVSEAGPSMPVEILGLESVPQPGEKFTTLSTEREARDLISQSEFERRETDFGKAKRLTLEELYEKMQTEEIPQLRIVLKTDVQGSLEALHSSLMKMSTDSVSINVVHEGVGRISESDVMLASASNAIIIGFNVRPDGNAKRVAENEGVQIRLYQVIYDMLDDVKAAMEGMLAPELREHTLGQAEIREIFRVPKVGNIAGCRVTEGLVRRSAKVRLIRDGVVFWSGDLSSLKHFKDDVREIKAGNECGLSFEKFQDFKVGDVIEAYEILKEKKALE; encoded by the coding sequence ATGAGTAAAATCAGAGTATACGACCTCGCCAAGATGCTTGAGAAGAGCAGCGGCGAAATGGTGGAGATACTTAAAAATTTAAATGTGGAAATAAAATCTCATATGAGTTCTATAGAAGAGGAGCTTGTTCCAATGGTGGAGAGTTTCCTGAAAGAGGAAAAAGAGGCCGCAGCTAAGCCCGCTGTGGAGGAAGCACCGGCTTATCCTATCGTCTATGTGCATGAAGGCGCTTCCGTCGCCGACGTGGCGGCGCTCGCCGGCGAAAGGCCGGGAAGCGCCGTAAAGGTGCTGATGATGGGAGGGCTGATGATGCCGGCCTCCACAGCTGTGGATGAAAGGGCGCTGAGAATTCTCGGCAGGACCTTCAAGAAAAACTTCGTGTTCGGCGAAGCGGAGGAGAAGGAAGCGGAAGAGCCCGCGGCGGCCGCGGGAGTCGAGGCCGAAGCCGTCGTTAAGGAGCAGCTGAAGGCGCGTCCGCAGGGCGGCAAAAAGGCGAAAGAGAAAGGCAAGAAGAAAAAGCGGCTGAGTGAGGGTGAAGCGCCGCGTCCACCCATCGTCACGGTGATGGGGCACGTCGACCACGGAAAGACGACTCTGCTCGACAACATCAGAAAGACCCACGTCACGGAGAGAGAGGCCGGCGGCATAACGCAGCATATAGGGGCGTCGCGCGTCGACTACAACGGAAACACTATCGTATTCCTCGACACTCCGGGACACGAGGCTTTCACGGCGATGCGCGCGCGCGGGGCCCAGGTCACGGACATCGCGATACTCGTAGTCGCGGCCGACGACGGGATCAAGCCGCAGACGATCGAAGCGATGAATCACGCGAAGGCGGCCGGCGTGCCGATAGTGGTGGCGGTGAACAAGATAGACAAGCCCGAAGCGAAGCCGGAGCGCGTGCGCCAGCAGCTCTCCGATTACGGCCTCGTTCCCGAGGAGTGGGGCGGCGACACTATTATGGTCGACGTTGCGGCGAAAAAGGGTACGAACGTCGACGAGCTGCTCGAAATGCTGCTGCTCGTCGCCGAGATGCAGGAGCTCAAGGCCGACCCGAACGCGGCGCCCTCCGGAACCGTCATCGAGGCGAACCTCGACAAAGGCAAGGGGCCGGTTGCCACCGTGATAGTGCAGGAGGGCACTCTGCGCCGCGGCGACATAATCCACACGGGCTCGGCGTGGGGCAAGATACGTGCGATGATAGACGACAAGGGCAATACGGTCAGCGAAGCCGGCCCGTCGATGCCGGTCGAGATTCTCGGCCTCGAAAGCGTGCCGCAGCCCGGAGAAAAATTCACCACGCTCTCGACAGAGCGCGAGGCGCGCGATCTTATATCGCAGAGCGAATTCGAACGCCGCGAAACGGATTTTGGCAAGGCGAAGCGGCTGACGCTCGAAGAACTGTACGAAAAGATGCAGACGGAAGAGATCCCGCAGCTGCGCATAGTCCTCAAGACCGACGTCCAGGGCTCCCTCGAAGCGTTGCATTCGTCGCTTATGAAGATGAGCACCGATTCCGTTTCGATAAACGTCGTCCACGAAGGCGTCGGCAGGATATCCGAATCCGACGTCATGCTCGCGTCGGCCTCCAACGCGATAATAATCGGCTTCAACGTCCGCCCGGACGGCAACGCGAAAAGGGTTGCCGAGAACGAGGGCGTGCAGATAAGGCTCTACCAAGTCATCTACGACATGCTCGACGACGTCAAAGCCGCCATGGAGGGCATGCTCGCCCCCGAGCTGCGCGAACACACGCTCGGACAGGCCGAGATACGCGAGATATTCCGTGTGCCGAAGGTCGGCAACATCGCAGGCTGCCGCGTTACGGAGGGGCTTGTGCGCAGGAGCGCGAAGGTGCGCCTGATACGCGACGGCGTAGTCTTCTGGAGCGGAGACCTTTCGAGCCTCAAGCACTTCAAGGACGACGTGCGCGAGATAAAGGCGGGCAACGAATGCGGGCTGAGCTTTGAAAAGTTCCAGGACTTCAAAGTCGGCGACGTGATCGAAGCCTACGAGATATTGAAAGAAAAGAAAGCGCTGGAATAG
- a CDS encoding DUF503 domain-containing protein gives MKFEGGGLDNPFWIAAARLLIEIPYAASLKDRRRVVRSLTDGARCRFAASASDLGPDGTHKTAELGFAFCGSSSAELRERMANLKKFLCQREEEGEFEIMRFSPEVFSHGDISDRQDK, from the coding sequence GTGAAATTCGAAGGCGGAGGACTTGACAATCCATTCTGGATCGCGGCTGCGCGTCTGCTGATAGAGATCCCATACGCGGCGAGCCTCAAGGACAGGAGGCGTGTCGTGCGCTCTCTCACGGACGGCGCGCGCTGCAGATTCGCGGCCTCGGCGTCGGACTTAGGCCCCGATGGGACGCATAAGACGGCGGAGCTCGGCTTCGCTTTCTGCGGTTCTTCGTCCGCCGAACTGCGCGAAAGAATGGCAAATCTTAAAAAGTTCCTCTGCCAGAGGGAAGAAGAGGGAGAATTTGAAATAATGAGATTTTCCCCGGAGGTGTTCAGCCATGGCGACATATCGGATCGACAGGATAAATAA
- the rbfA gene encoding 30S ribosome-binding factor RbfA, with protein sequence MATYRIDRINKEFLRLISEMLRTRIKNDDAAKAVLTKVTVSRDLSHSKVYYTVIKEEEREPVQNALDAAAAPLRAMLGKELKLRTIPELHFIYDDSESRARAMDELLDRVAALDMRQAAERKTQQ encoded by the coding sequence ATGGCGACATATCGGATCGACAGGATAAATAAGGAATTCCTGCGCCTGATCTCCGAAATGCTGAGGACGCGCATAAAGAACGACGACGCGGCGAAGGCCGTGCTGACCAAGGTAACGGTCTCGCGCGATCTCAGCCATTCAAAGGTCTACTATACCGTTATAAAGGAAGAGGAGCGCGAGCCCGTGCAGAATGCGCTCGACGCGGCCGCGGCGCCTCTGCGCGCGATGCTCGGCAAGGAGCTCAAGCTGCGCACGATACCGGAGCTGCATTTTATCTATGACGATTCCGAAAGCAGGGCGCGCGCGATGGACGAGCTTCTCGATAGGGTGGCGGCGCTCGACATGCGGCAGGCGGCCGAAAGGAAGACGCAGCAGTGA
- a CDS encoding DHH family phosphoesterase — protein MTSYGDSFVEALEKLKKHASWVILCHENPDGDTLGSAFALYSLGRREGKKVSIYSKDDRPEVFSFFEYFDELRSAEKLPPDEVKGALLVAVDTSTEERSLANLPELLVACADSVNIDHHGDNALYAATNLVAPKASATAEIVTRLMEAYGAGITRGEAAALYTALTTDNGSFRYNSTSVESHRCAEILLTAGAVPSEIDDRIHENMTEDVLRLWGAALTRTELFAERRCAFFWLRGSEISAARATPNSLDGLVNMLMRIKGVKVALLLAEIGGRNKLSVRSRAPYSARDITARFGGGGHVGAAGAKVDGDFDGAIARVREEAEKYVRVGNPAGK, from the coding sequence GTGACGTCATACGGCGATAGCTTTGTCGAGGCTCTTGAAAAGCTGAAAAAACACGCCTCATGGGTCATCCTCTGCCACGAAAATCCAGACGGGGACACGCTCGGCTCCGCGTTTGCGCTTTACTCGCTCGGGCGCAGGGAGGGCAAAAAGGTGAGCATCTACTCGAAGGACGATAGGCCGGAGGTTTTTTCGTTTTTCGAATATTTTGACGAGTTGCGTTCGGCTGAAAAACTGCCCCCCGACGAAGTAAAGGGCGCATTGTTGGTCGCAGTCGACACGAGCACGGAAGAAAGATCGCTCGCAAATCTGCCTGAGCTGCTCGTTGCCTGCGCGGACAGCGTGAACATAGACCATCACGGCGACAACGCGCTCTACGCCGCGACGAACCTCGTCGCGCCTAAAGCGTCGGCGACCGCCGAGATAGTCACACGGCTGATGGAGGCTTACGGCGCGGGCATCACTCGCGGCGAGGCCGCCGCGCTTTATACGGCGCTCACGACGGACAACGGCAGCTTCCGCTACAACTCGACGTCCGTCGAAAGCCACCGCTGCGCGGAAATTTTGCTCACTGCCGGCGCCGTTCCCTCCGAGATAGACGATCGCATCCACGAGAACATGACGGAGGATGTGCTGCGCCTCTGGGGCGCGGCGCTGACGCGCACCGAGCTCTTCGCGGAGCGTCGCTGCGCCTTCTTCTGGCTGCGCGGCAGCGAAATATCGGCGGCGCGCGCGACGCCGAATTCTCTCGACGGGCTCGTAAACATGCTGATGCGCATCAAGGGCGTCAAGGTCGCGCTCTTACTCGCCGAAATAGGCGGTCGCAACAAGCTGAGCGTCAGGAGCCGCGCGCCTTACAGCGCGCGCGATATAACTGCGCGCTTCGGCGGCGGCGGTCACGTCGGCGCGGCAGGCGCCAAGGTGGACGGGGATTTTGACGGCGCGATAGCGAGGGTAAGGGAAGAGGCTGAAAAATATGTCCGTGTCGGGAATCCTGCCGGTAAATAA
- the truB gene encoding tRNA pseudouridine(55) synthase TruB: MSVSGILPVNKPEGLRSTDCVQKIRSILGRSLKVGHGGTLDSTASGLLVILVGQATRLSNFVMELPKVYEAEVALGRGTTTDDASGETTERAPWGHVTDSALDSALCAFFGWRMQRPPAVSAVHVGGERAHAIARSGRSVLPEAKPVCFLDIARLTPLDENGRVRFRVSCRRGTYVRSFARDLGGLLGTAAHLSGLIRLSSGPFSADKAKPAAELFEMTREELAAEMIPTPALRRIFPSYEADRGAYEKLSHGQKVSLLGLKRRLPHLAQPLRGRVIVASEKIFSVCAEARRGGSWELAPEVNILIEGDGE; the protein is encoded by the coding sequence ATGTCCGTGTCGGGAATCCTGCCGGTAAATAAGCCGGAAGGGCTCAGAAGCACCGACTGCGTCCAGAAGATTCGCTCCATCCTCGGAAGAAGCCTCAAGGTCGGACACGGCGGAACGCTCGATTCTACGGCTTCCGGGCTCCTCGTGATCCTCGTCGGCCAGGCGACGCGCCTCTCGAACTTCGTGATGGAGCTGCCGAAGGTATACGAGGCCGAGGTCGCGCTCGGCCGCGGAACGACGACGGACGACGCGAGCGGCGAAACGACGGAGCGCGCTCCGTGGGGGCATGTGACGGATTCGGCGCTCGACTCGGCGCTCTGCGCCTTTTTCGGCTGGCGTATGCAGCGGCCGCCGGCCGTCTCGGCGGTGCACGTCGGAGGGGAGCGCGCGCACGCGATCGCGCGCAGCGGGCGCAGCGTGCTGCCGGAAGCGAAGCCCGTCTGCTTTCTCGACATAGCGCGCCTTACGCCGCTGGACGAAAACGGGCGTGTGCGCTTCCGCGTCAGCTGCCGCAGAGGTACCTACGTACGCAGCTTCGCCAGGGACTTGGGCGGGCTTTTGGGCACGGCGGCGCATCTGAGCGGACTGATTCGCCTTTCGAGCGGCCCCTTTAGCGCGGATAAGGCGAAGCCGGCCGCCGAGCTATTTGAGATGACGCGCGAAGAGCTCGCCGCCGAAATGATTCCGACGCCGGCCCTGCGCCGTATCTTCCCGAGCTACGAGGCCGACCGCGGAGCGTACGAAAAGCTTTCGCACGGGCAGAAAGTTTCGCTGCTCGGGCTGAAGCGCAGGCTGCCGCATCTTGCGCAGCCGCTGCGCGGCAGGGTCATAGTCGCGTCGGAGAAAATTTTTTCGGTCTGCGCCGAAGCACGGCGCGGGGGAAGCTGGGAGCTTGCTCCTGAAGTGAATATATTGATCGAAGGAGACGGGGAGTAA
- the ribF gene encoding riboflavin biosynthesis protein RibF has product MIYALGAFDGFHLGHRRLLERAARRAAEGGAGWGVMTFEGHPRMLLNGGDFKMLFSPEERGVIARSLGVPRMERIPFTREFASLSPEGFAGFIAERYGIDGLVVGENFRFAKNRAGDPRVLAELSAERGWSLDVMPSYRIGGCVVSSTETRIAVSCGQMRRAAELLGYPFMISGEVSHGDERGRKIGFRTANIAMRKNKVYPPFGVYAALVSIDGGWLAAALNVGDNPTFGGDAEPRCEAHILDYGGALYGKTLTLFIVSEIRGEIKFASAHELAEQISHDAAECSIACRGYLSRNEAAMRKFAALL; this is encoded by the coding sequence ATGATCTACGCTCTCGGCGCTTTTGACGGTTTCCATCTTGGACACAGGCGGCTTCTCGAAAGGGCGGCGCGGCGCGCCGCCGAAGGGGGAGCCGGCTGGGGCGTGATGACCTTCGAAGGGCACCCGAGGATGCTCTTAAACGGCGGCGATTTCAAAATGCTTTTTTCGCCGGAGGAGCGCGGCGTCATAGCGCGCAGCCTCGGTGTCCCGCGCATGGAAAGGATACCCTTCACGCGCGAATTCGCCTCTCTTTCGCCGGAGGGCTTCGCCGGCTTCATAGCGGAGCGCTACGGAATCGACGGGCTCGTCGTAGGCGAGAATTTCAGATTCGCGAAAAACCGCGCCGGCGATCCGCGCGTGCTCGCGGAGCTTTCCGCCGAGCGCGGCTGGTCGCTCGACGTGATGCCGTCGTACAGGATCGGCGGCTGCGTCGTCAGCAGCACCGAGACGCGCATCGCAGTTTCGTGCGGGCAGATGCGCCGCGCGGCGGAGCTTCTCGGCTACCCGTTCATGATAAGCGGAGAGGTCTCGCACGGCGACGAGAGGGGCAGAAAGATAGGCTTCCGCACAGCGAACATAGCGATGCGGAAAAACAAAGTATATCCTCCCTTCGGCGTATACGCGGCGCTTGTTTCCATCGACGGCGGCTGGCTGGCGGCGGCCCTCAACGTCGGCGACAACCCCACCTTCGGAGGCGACGCCGAGCCGCGCTGCGAGGCCCATATACTGGATTACGGCGGGGCCCTTTACGGAAAGACTCTGACTCTTTTCATAGTCAGCGAGATACGCGGCGAAATAAAATTCGCCTCCGCCCACGAACTCGCGGAGCAGATATCGCACGACGCGGCCGAATGTTCCATAGCCTGCCGCGGCTACCTGTCGCGCAACGAAGCCGCGATGCGTAAATTTGCCGCTCTTCTTTGA
- a CDS encoding SurA N-terminal domain-containing protein, with amino-acid sequence MLRLMRNHTKIIMIIVILFFVASCFAGYGLYVRGNRGRQEGMRDYAVAEVGGKTVMRSELEKAAQQISERYGNNVTSADAPGIRKAALDGIAIEGELAKEISDRKIEAANDEIDAEYKRAMDSYPTREEFAEYLKRSGRTERQIKEDIRKHIQMRKLFESLENDIKIDDKETRAFYDATKPFLFKRPAGFNVNIAAFTDKAAAEEARKEIAAGGKWDDVIAKHRAALEMATSYDKPMLMAEQMLQKELPVLKDYPMNKVTPVEDAGANRSYIAIKRSKEAERVLSFDEASADAASALKNQKMQQAQQKLFGDLLERADVKILDESIFPSNRAEGSAASADKVD; translated from the coding sequence TTGCTGAGACTTATGCGTAACCACACCAAAATAATAATGATAATCGTGATACTCTTCTTCGTAGCCTCCTGTTTCGCGGGGTACGGGCTCTACGTGCGCGGGAACCGCGGGAGGCAGGAAGGAATGCGCGACTACGCGGTAGCGGAGGTCGGGGGAAAGACGGTCATGCGCTCCGAACTTGAAAAAGCCGCGCAGCAAATCTCAGAGCGGTACGGAAACAATGTGACCTCGGCCGACGCGCCGGGAATCAGAAAGGCCGCGCTCGACGGCATAGCTATCGAGGGAGAACTCGCAAAAGAAATATCCGACAGAAAAATAGAGGCGGCTAACGATGAAATAGACGCCGAGTACAAAAGGGCGATGGACAGCTACCCTACGCGCGAGGAGTTCGCCGAATACTTGAAGCGCAGCGGCCGCACGGAGCGGCAGATCAAAGAGGACATCAGAAAGCACATACAGATGCGCAAGCTTTTCGAGTCTCTGGAAAATGACATAAAGATCGACGACAAGGAGACGCGCGCGTTCTACGACGCGACGAAGCCCTTCCTATTCAAGCGTCCGGCCGGCTTTAACGTTAACATAGCGGCTTTCACCGACAAGGCGGCGGCGGAGGAAGCCCGAAAGGAGATAGCGGCGGGCGGCAAATGGGACGACGTCATCGCGAAGCACCGAGCGGCGCTGGAAATGGCGACTTCCTACGACAAGCCGATGCTGATGGCCGAGCAGATGCTGCAGAAGGAGCTGCCCGTGTTGAAGGACTATCCGATGAACAAGGTCACGCCTGTCGAAGACGCCGGAGCGAACCGCTCCTATATAGCGATAAAGCGCAGCAAAGAAGCGGAGCGCGTGCTCTCCTTCGACGAGGCGAGCGCGGATGCCGCGAGCGCGCTCAAGAATCAGAAAATGCAGCAGGCCCAGCAGAAGCTCTTCGGCGATCTGCTGGAGCGGGCGGACGTGAAGATATTAGACGAATCGATATTCCCGTCGAATAGGGCGGAAGGCTCCGCGGCCTCGGCCGATAAAGTCGATTGA